In one uncultured Pseudodesulfovibrio sp. genomic region, the following are encoded:
- the msrB gene encoding peptide-methionine (R)-S-oxide reductase MsrB, with protein sequence MAESANNATYETATLAGGCFWCVESDMEKLPGVIKVVSGYAGGAEVDPSYEMVSSGTTGHRESVQVTFDPARISYAQVLDHYWRHFDPTDDGGSFGDRGFQYTSAIFYHSEEQRATAEASKKALDESGRFDKPVVTPIIAFTTFYPAEGYHQDYYKHNPVRYKTYRYFSGRDRFVDDHWGAEADDVVEAAQHGPAAAAPAGNGFVKPDDETLKRQLTPLQYKVTQHEGTEPPFNNEYWDNHAEGIYVDVVSGEVLFSSTDKYESGTGWPSFTKPLVPGNIVEKEDRSLFSVRTEVRSREADSHLGHVFGDGPKPTGLRYCMNSAALRFVPKADMQAEGYGEYLYLFD encoded by the coding sequence ATGGCGGAAAGCGCAAACAATGCCACCTACGAGACGGCCACCCTCGCGGGCGGCTGCTTCTGGTGCGTGGAATCGGACATGGAAAAGCTGCCCGGCGTGATCAAGGTCGTGTCGGGCTATGCGGGCGGGGCCGAAGTGGACCCGAGCTACGAGATGGTCTCGAGCGGGACCACGGGCCACCGCGAATCGGTCCAGGTGACCTTCGACCCGGCACGGATCAGCTACGCCCAGGTCCTTGACCATTACTGGCGTCACTTCGACCCCACGGACGACGGCGGCTCCTTCGGCGACCGGGGGTTCCAGTACACCTCGGCCATTTTCTATCATTCCGAAGAGCAGCGGGCGACGGCGGAGGCATCCAAGAAGGCGCTGGACGAATCCGGCCGCTTCGACAAGCCGGTGGTCACGCCGATCATCGCCTTCACCACCTTCTATCCCGCCGAGGGCTACCACCAGGACTACTACAAGCACAATCCGGTGCGCTACAAGACCTACCGCTACTTCTCCGGCCGCGACCGGTTCGTGGACGATCATTGGGGCGCGGAGGCGGACGACGTGGTCGAGGCGGCGCAGCACGGCCCGGCCGCGGCCGCGCCCGCCGGCAACGGCTTCGTCAAGCCGGACGACGAGACGCTGAAGCGGCAGCTCACGCCCCTCCAGTACAAGGTGACCCAGCACGAAGGCACGGAACCGCCCTTCAACAACGAGTATTGGGACAATCACGCGGAAGGCATCTACGTGGACGTGGTCAGCGGCGAGGTGCTCTTCTCCAGCACGGACAAGTACGAGTCCGGCACCGGCTGGCCGAGCTTCACCAAGCCCCTGGTGCCGGGGAACATCGTGGAGAAGGAGGACCGCTCCCTCTTCTCGGTCCGCACCGAGGTGCGCAGCCGCGAGGCGGATTCCCACCTGGGCCACGTCTTTGGCGACGGCCCCAAGCCAACCGGGCTGCGCTACTGCATGAACTCGGCGGCCCTGCGGTTCGTGCCCAAGGCCGACATGCAGGCGGAAGGGTACGGCGAATACCTGTACCTGTTCGACTAA
- a CDS encoding transcriptional regulator codes for MAATNPAQPEALADIEARTPQALHPILEAAFTYRKQLVLGVAAILVVAAAYAGFQAYGAKATASAQAELGDILMTTSGAETLTKLDGLIGTAPSSVKPAVVLEAAQTAMTLGDYAKAAGYWEALVGLTEGEMQFVARLGNAKAMLLSGNAADALKEMNELVGLASAAYTVPVYRQLALTAEAAGDTAQALAAYKKLEEEKVGDTPFIEYKISQLESK; via the coding sequence ATGGCTGCAACCAATCCCGCTCAACCCGAGGCGCTGGCCGATATCGAGGCCCGTACGCCCCAAGCACTGCACCCCATCCTCGAAGCGGCGTTCACCTACCGCAAGCAGCTCGTCCTCGGCGTGGCCGCCATCCTGGTCGTGGCCGCCGCCTACGCGGGCTTTCAGGCATACGGCGCAAAGGCCACTGCATCCGCCCAGGCCGAACTCGGCGACATCCTGATGACCACCTCCGGCGCGGAGACCCTGACCAAGTTGGACGGCTTGATCGGCACGGCCCCGTCCTCGGTCAAGCCCGCCGTCGTCCTCGAGGCCGCCCAGACCGCCATGACGCTGGGCGACTACGCCAAGGCCGCCGGTTACTGGGAGGCCCTGGTCGGCCTCACCGAAGGCGAGATGCAGTTCGTGGCCCGGCTCGGCAATGCCAAGGCCATGCTCCTTTCCGGCAACGCCGCCGACGCCCTCAAGGAAATGAACGAGCTGGTCGGCCTGGCCTCCGCCGCCTACACCGTGCCGGTCTACCGCCAGCTGGCCCTGACCGCCGAGGCCGCGGGCGACACCGCCCAGGCTCTGGCCGCCTACAAGAAGCTGGAAGAGGAAAAGGTCGGCGACACGCCGTTCATCGAATACAAGATTTCCCAGCTGGAATCCAAGTAA
- the iorA gene encoding indolepyruvate ferredoxin oxidoreductase subunit alpha, with amino-acid sequence MANPLLGDTPGDTHLLLGNEAIVRGAVEAGIQVVSCYPGTPSSEVPDTFYRLSPEGKYYFEYSVNEKVALEVAGGATLGGALSLCTMKHVGVNVAADPLMTLCYVGAPGGLVLLSADDPGCHSSQNEQDNRIYARIAGMPVLEPATAQEAKDMTRDGLRLSKKHGAPLLLRTTTRVNHLRGPVEFGPAPDPGKAEGFKRNPSLYVPIPAFSRPMHVRLMERIEALREEAENSPYNKVTGSGELGIVCSGISRAYVADALDNAGLADKVAILELGFPYPLPENKCLDFLKSVKTVLVVEELEPVVENDLRVLAHKNGLSVEIKGKDVLPRNGEFTVTLVENAIRAELGEAPVPTCECSLPELPGRPPNLCAGCPHRGTYYAARKVFGDDAVYSSDIGCYTLGLLPPLQTADFLLCMGSSISAGGGLAKASGQTVVAFIGDSTFFHSGLTGVANAVFNTHDVLIVILDNRTTAMTGHQPNPGVDRTVIGDNDHPLDIESAVRGLGVTEIRTVNPFNQKKTLAALEELKELSGVRVLIAKEPCPLYTRRVYKKVAPQVAYVAESCTGRFECLDKLACPAMYKEDGKAAVNPILCNGCMLCLQVCGHIKAKKRGS; translated from the coding sequence ATGGCTAATCCGCTCTTGGGTGACACTCCCGGCGACACCCATCTGCTCCTCGGCAACGAGGCCATCGTTCGCGGCGCCGTGGAAGCCGGTATCCAGGTCGTTTCCTGTTATCCCGGCACCCCGTCCAGTGAAGTGCCCGACACGTTCTACCGCCTCTCGCCCGAAGGCAAGTACTACTTCGAATACTCGGTCAACGAGAAGGTCGCCCTCGAGGTGGCCGGTGGCGCGACCCTGGGCGGCGCGCTCTCCCTGTGCACCATGAAACACGTGGGCGTGAACGTGGCCGCCGACCCGCTGATGACCCTGTGCTACGTCGGCGCGCCCGGCGGCCTGGTGCTGCTGTCCGCCGACGACCCCGGCTGCCATTCCAGCCAGAACGAGCAGGACAACCGCATTTACGCCCGCATCGCGGGAATGCCGGTGCTGGAGCCCGCCACGGCCCAGGAAGCCAAGGACATGACCCGCGACGGCCTCCGGCTTTCCAAGAAGCACGGCGCGCCGCTCCTGCTGCGCACCACCACCCGCGTGAACCATCTGCGCGGCCCGGTGGAGTTCGGTCCGGCCCCGGACCCCGGCAAGGCCGAAGGGTTCAAGCGCAATCCGTCGCTGTACGTGCCCATCCCGGCCTTTTCCCGGCCCATGCACGTCCGGCTGATGGAGCGCATCGAGGCCCTGCGCGAGGAGGCCGAGAACTCCCCGTACAACAAGGTGACCGGCTCCGGCGAGCTGGGCATCGTCTGCTCCGGCATCTCCCGCGCCTACGTGGCCGACGCCCTGGACAATGCGGGGCTGGCCGACAAGGTCGCCATCCTGGAGCTGGGCTTCCCCTACCCCCTGCCCGAGAACAAGTGTCTCGACTTCCTCAAGTCCGTAAAGACGGTCCTGGTGGTCGAGGAGCTGGAGCCGGTGGTGGAAAACGACCTCCGCGTCCTGGCCCATAAGAACGGCCTCTCCGTCGAGATCAAGGGCAAGGACGTGCTCCCGCGCAACGGCGAGTTCACCGTCACCCTGGTGGAGAACGCCATCCGCGCCGAGCTGGGCGAGGCCCCGGTCCCGACCTGCGAATGTTCCCTGCCCGAGCTGCCGGGCCGTCCGCCGAACCTCTGCGCCGGCTGCCCCCACCGCGGCACCTACTACGCGGCGCGCAAGGTCTTCGGCGACGACGCCGTCTACTCCTCGGACATCGGCTGCTACACCCTCGGCCTGTTGCCCCCGTTGCAGACCGCCGACTTCCTGCTGTGCATGGGTTCCTCCATCTCGGCGGGCGGCGGACTGGCCAAGGCGTCCGGCCAGACCGTGGTCGCCTTCATCGGCGACTCCACCTTCTTCCACTCCGGCCTGACCGGCGTGGCCAACGCGGTCTTCAACACCCATGACGTGCTGATCGTCATCCTGGACAACCGGACCACGGCCATGACCGGCCACCAGCCGAACCCCGGCGTGGACCGCACGGTCATCGGCGACAACGACCACCCGCTGGACATCGAGTCCGCCGTTCGCGGCCTGGGCGTGACCGAGATCCGCACGGTCAACCCGTTCAACCAGAAGAAGACCCTGGCGGCCCTGGAGGAGCTCAAGGAGCTCTCCGGCGTGCGCGTGCTCATCGCCAAGGAGCCCTGCCCGCTCTACACCCGCCGCGTCTACAAGAAGGTCGCCCCGCAGGTGGCCTACGTGGCCGAGTCCTGCACCGGCCGTTTCGAGTGCCTGGACAAGCTGGCCTGCCCGGCCATGTACAAGGAAGACGGCAAGGCTGCGGTCAACCCGATCCTGTGCAACGGCTGCATGCTCTGCCTGCAGGTCTGCGGCCACATCAAAGCCAAGAAGAGAGGCAGCTAG
- the nadD gene encoding nicotinate (nicotinamide) nucleotide adenylyltransferase, whose product MKTGILGGSFNPVHTGHVRMAIEVLERLGLDRVELVPAAEPPHKPGEGMLPFELRLELVRRAIEGISGLGANPLEAERPGPSFTCDTLTCYRTERPGIELSFILGASTFLELHKWRRGLEIPELASLVVVNRWEASEAVAGFVESSWPEAVEEELGRWRLPGGNTIQLVDIPRLDIKGGQIRRRWLDRRNLRLLVPDGVVELLEERAETIERYWGARGPA is encoded by the coding sequence GTGAAGACAGGGATATTGGGCGGCAGTTTCAATCCGGTGCACACCGGGCACGTGCGCATGGCCATCGAGGTGCTGGAGCGGCTCGGGCTGGACCGGGTGGAGCTGGTCCCGGCGGCGGAGCCGCCGCACAAGCCGGGCGAGGGCATGCTGCCGTTCGAGCTGCGGCTGGAGCTGGTCCGGCGGGCCATCGAGGGCATTTCGGGACTGGGCGCGAATCCGCTGGAAGCGGAGCGGCCCGGCCCGTCGTTCACCTGCGACACCCTGACCTGCTACCGGACGGAACGTCCCGGGATCGAGCTGTCTTTCATCCTGGGCGCGTCCACGTTTCTGGAGCTGCACAAGTGGAGGCGGGGGCTGGAGATTCCCGAACTCGCCTCGCTGGTGGTGGTCAACCGCTGGGAGGCCTCCGAGGCCGTGGCCGGGTTCGTGGAGTCGAGCTGGCCCGAGGCCGTGGAGGAGGAGCTGGGCCGGTGGCGGCTGCCGGGCGGCAACACCATCCAACTGGTGGACATCCCCAGGCTGGACATCAAGGGCGGGCAGATCCGCCGCCGCTGGCTGGACCGGCGCAACCTGCGGCTGCTGGTCCCGGACGGCGTGGTTGAGTTGCTGGAGGAGCGCGCCGAAACGATCGAGCGCTACTGGGGCGCGCGCGGACCCGCGTAA
- a CDS encoding sigma 54-interacting transcriptional regulator — protein sequence MATNTQDHSDLSYLHTLKTIQETLKRETTLEESLNALLKTLALDMEYVRAFMVIMDPKTENLKLSLTYSPAQSDDVTYSPGRGIIGRVFDSGLSISVPRMSDDPEFLNKAFGRSEEELRKLGFICVPVLNLRSDETEVIGALSVDVPLIPADDMAAHRDFLEVVAGIIAGHVAQLQEEMATQNHLLSQGLMAGGAEAVPPKDFVAASKAMRLVLRQSSQVAPSRATALLRGESGTGKELLAEAIHQSSPRADKPLIKLNCAALPSELIESELFGHQKGAFTGAFQTKRGLFEVADQGTLFLDEIGELSMDAQAKVLRAIQEKEIQRVGSEQTITVDVRLICATHQPLEELLEKGLFREDLYYRINVFPIFIPPLKERREDILPLAEHFLADFADEYGKEVKRISTPAIELLVMYHWPGNVRELKNCMERAVLLCEEQVIRTYHLPPTLQSAESSATGTNLSFGEAVAKFEQELLIDSLKKTGGNMLQSARDLRVSYRIVNYKVKKYNIDVKKYSQTKKKTKKKLEV from the coding sequence ATGGCAACCAATACCCAGGACCACTCCGATCTCAGCTATCTGCATACGCTGAAGACCATTCAGGAGACCTTGAAGCGCGAGACAACGCTCGAGGAGTCCTTGAACGCGCTCCTGAAGACCCTGGCCCTGGACATGGAATATGTCCGGGCGTTCATGGTCATCATGGACCCCAAGACCGAGAACCTGAAGCTCTCCCTGACCTACAGCCCCGCACAGTCCGACGACGTCACCTACTCGCCGGGCCGGGGCATCATCGGTCGGGTCTTCGACTCGGGCCTGTCCATCAGCGTGCCGCGCATGTCCGACGACCCGGAGTTCCTGAACAAGGCGTTCGGGCGCAGCGAGGAGGAGCTCAGGAAACTCGGCTTCATCTGCGTCCCGGTGCTCAACCTGCGGTCCGACGAGACCGAGGTCATCGGCGCGCTGTCCGTTGACGTGCCGCTCATTCCCGCCGACGACATGGCCGCCCACCGCGACTTCCTCGAAGTGGTGGCGGGCATCATCGCCGGGCACGTGGCCCAGCTCCAGGAGGAGATGGCCACCCAGAACCACCTGCTCTCCCAGGGCCTCATGGCCGGGGGCGCGGAAGCGGTTCCGCCCAAGGACTTCGTGGCCGCCAGCAAGGCCATGCGCCTGGTCCTGCGCCAGTCGAGCCAGGTGGCCCCCAGCCGGGCCACGGCGCTCTTGCGCGGCGAGTCCGGCACCGGCAAGGAGCTGCTGGCCGAGGCCATCCACCAGTCCAGCCCGCGCGCGGACAAGCCGCTCATCAAGCTGAACTGCGCGGCCCTGCCGAGCGAGCTGATCGAATCCGAGCTGTTCGGCCACCAGAAGGGCGCGTTCACCGGCGCGTTCCAGACCAAGCGCGGCCTGTTCGAGGTTGCGGACCAGGGCACCCTGTTCCTGGACGAGATCGGCGAACTCTCCATGGACGCCCAGGCCAAGGTGCTGCGGGCCATCCAGGAGAAGGAGATCCAGCGGGTCGGCTCCGAGCAGACCATCACCGTGGACGTGCGCCTCATCTGCGCCACCCACCAGCCCCTGGAAGAGCTGCTGGAAAAGGGGTTGTTCCGCGAAGACCTGTACTACCGCATCAACGTGTTCCCCATCTTCATTCCGCCCCTGAAGGAGCGCCGGGAGGACATCCTGCCCCTGGCCGAACACTTCCTGGCCGATTTCGCCGACGAATACGGCAAGGAAGTCAAACGCATCTCCACGCCCGCCATCGAGCTGCTGGTGATGTACCACTGGCCTGGAAACGTGCGCGAGCTGAAGAACTGCATGGAGCGCGCGGTGCTGCTCTGCGAGGAGCAGGTCATCCGCACCTACCACCTGCCGCCGACCCTGCAGTCGGCGGAGAGCTCGGCCACCGGCACCAACCTCTCCTTCGGCGAGGCCGTGGCCAAGTTCGAGCAGGAGCTGCTCATCGACTCGCTCAAGAAGACCGGCGGCAACATGCTGCAGTCCGCCCGCGACCTGCGCGTGTCCTACCGGATCGTCAACTACAAGGTGAAGAAGTACAACATCGACGTGAAGAAGTACTCCCAGACCAAGAAGAAGACGAAAAAGAAGCTCGAAGTCTAG
- a CDS encoding 6-hydroxymethylpterin diphosphokinase MptE-like protein, with amino-acid sequence MNPFPFLKDNIEYLSRTGNPIFQWLSTRPFNEDKLIGRLFINELGLHDWRMDDGKGMFESLPPEGLYGNWLHPEKAGTSATFVVGANLGYGINHLLTNTPDTHKVMLLEPRSEMLLACLSQTDYRPFLERKKLHILVPDERFLSEVVRNLDLQFVYGQIHLKGDLPSRQLGPEYARWTTWIKNKLENFSLELSTLRFRQDVMVGNELNNFSKAMRDGSLKPMQGRGAGVGAVILGAGPSLEHMAPLLKEKTGHVLYTCALQTVPSLQRLGIKPHLCAAIDYDKSMLKVFERLDPDFVQDVPLIYSTKIDPMILKRYPGPTLPLWTVGGMGTYVLKDRDLVLDAGGNVSVTLSRFLRHCGVSHLLLAGQDYAWINGKSHSGGHHNHTTEIVRRSYHQTTKNRDGEEILTTVQYMTAKRELEEDLKQSSFPVFNLYGGGAVIEGTKNVGVDQAYREGILASAPGAVERFLSDLARCRNNVAPLRLEPRSPMWSTSMRNAEKHLAKLFKNLGGNQQTIHETLSRVELFVKQDPLYSPYLFNEIMDLAGLTKAKAAYEPKDLPEFKRIAKGMLRKVREIDRKVCLDCAEQAVA; translated from the coding sequence ATGAACCCGTTCCCGTTCCTGAAAGACAACATCGAATACCTGAGCCGCACCGGAAATCCCATCTTCCAGTGGCTCTCCACCCGCCCGTTCAACGAGGACAAGCTCATCGGACGGCTGTTCATCAACGAGCTCGGGCTGCACGACTGGCGCATGGACGACGGCAAGGGGATGTTCGAGTCCCTGCCGCCCGAGGGGCTCTACGGCAACTGGCTGCACCCGGAAAAGGCCGGGACATCGGCCACCTTCGTGGTCGGCGCCAACCTCGGCTACGGGATCAACCACCTGCTGACCAACACCCCGGACACCCACAAGGTCATGCTCCTGGAGCCGCGCTCCGAGATGCTCCTGGCCTGTCTCAGCCAGACCGACTACCGACCGTTCCTGGAACGCAAGAAGCTTCACATCCTGGTCCCGGACGAACGGTTCCTCTCCGAGGTGGTCCGCAACCTGGACCTTCAGTTCGTGTACGGCCAGATCCACCTCAAGGGGGACCTGCCCAGCCGCCAGCTGGGGCCGGAATACGCCCGATGGACTACCTGGATCAAGAACAAGCTGGAGAACTTCTCCCTGGAGCTGTCCACCCTACGCTTCCGCCAGGACGTCATGGTCGGGAACGAGCTGAACAACTTCTCCAAGGCCATGCGCGACGGCAGCCTGAAACCCATGCAGGGCAGGGGCGCTGGCGTGGGCGCGGTCATCCTCGGCGCGGGCCCGTCCCTGGAGCACATGGCCCCGCTGCTCAAGGAGAAGACCGGTCACGTCCTCTACACCTGCGCGCTCCAGACCGTCCCCTCGCTCCAGAGGCTCGGCATCAAGCCCCACCTCTGCGCGGCCATCGACTACGACAAGTCCATGCTCAAGGTCTTCGAGCGGCTGGACCCGGATTTCGTCCAGGACGTCCCCCTGATCTATTCCACCAAGATCGACCCCATGATCCTCAAGCGCTATCCCGGACCGACCCTGCCCCTGTGGACCGTGGGCGGCATGGGCACCTACGTGCTCAAGGACCGCGACCTGGTCCTCGACGCGGGCGGCAACGTCTCGGTCACCCTGTCCCGCTTCCTGCGTCACTGCGGGGTGAGCCACCTGCTCCTGGCGGGCCAGGACTACGCCTGGATCAACGGCAAATCCCACTCCGGCGGCCACCACAACCACACCACCGAGATAGTGCGGCGCTCCTACCACCAGACCACGAAAAACCGCGACGGCGAAGAGATCCTGACCACCGTCCAGTACATGACCGCCAAGCGCGAGCTGGAGGAGGACCTCAAGCAGTCGTCCTTCCCGGTGTTCAACCTCTACGGCGGCGGCGCGGTCATCGAAGGCACGAAGAACGTGGGCGTGGACCAGGCCTACCGCGAAGGCATCCTGGCCTCGGCCCCCGGCGCTGTGGAACGGTTCCTGTCCGACCTCGCTCGCTGCCGCAACAACGTCGCGCCCCTGCGCCTGGAGCCGCGCTCCCCCATGTGGAGCACCTCCATGCGCAACGCGGAAAAACACCTGGCCAAGCTGTTCAAGAACCTGGGCGGCAACCAGCAGACGATCCACGAAACCCTGAGCCGCGTGGAGTTGTTCGTGAAGCAGGACCCGCTCTACTCGCCCTATCTGTTCAACGAGATCATGGACCTGGCCGGGCTGACCAAGGCCAAGGCGGCTTATGAGCCCAAGGATTTGCCGGAATTCAAGCGGATCGCCAAGGGCATGCTCAGAAAGGTCCGGGAGATCGACCGCAAGGTCTGCCTGGACTGCGCCGAACAGGCCGTGGCCTGA
- a CDS encoding DUF6790 family protein produces MYVVYLAAAALAGGVINTLFFDAPLADALLPWLLGVQVGLGALWAFLGHYFKSDEVAGYIGWPPGNPFQKEIAFTNLALGLCGVLSFLLRNTPLRDGFWLATILFATVFLCGAFTVHLTDRKEHGNKKPGNAGPVFFADIGMPAVLWGLYLVR; encoded by the coding sequence ATGTACGTCGTCTATCTGGCCGCAGCGGCCCTGGCCGGGGGCGTGATCAACACCCTGTTCTTCGACGCGCCCCTGGCGGACGCCCTCCTGCCCTGGCTCCTGGGCGTCCAGGTGGGCCTGGGCGCGCTCTGGGCCTTCCTCGGCCACTACTTCAAGTCCGACGAGGTGGCGGGCTACATCGGCTGGCCCCCGGGCAACCCGTTCCAGAAGGAGATCGCCTTCACCAACCTGGCGCTCGGCCTGTGCGGCGTCCTGAGCTTCCTGCTCCGCAACACCCCGTTGCGCGACGGCTTCTGGCTGGCCACCATCCTCTTCGCCACGGTCTTCCTCTGCGGCGCCTTCACCGTCCACCTCACGGACCGCAAGGAACACGGCAACAAAAAACCCGGCAATGCCGGGCCGGTCTTCTTCGCGGACATCGGGATGCCTGCGGTGCTGTGGGGGCTGTATTTAGTGCGGTAG
- a CDS encoding IS110 family transposase: MAKLKVSSVHRFVEAFRGEEIWIGVDVHKRSYSVGLLRPDGMVKDWTCPADNQALVRTILSLPVRLGAVCYEAGPTGFGLARVLEHAGIPVIVAAPSRIPRPVAATNKTDSLDCRKLAELASSGLIRPIAIPTEAEEAFRSLQRRRHQLTDSLRKVKQRIRALFLSFNIQEPPGIDKWGKTAVAEIARIELPHCANETKASLLRELHYLKDAQREVDGLLRTYAKEQDEARRIAAMRSVPGVGEVVATAFAAEIYCPERFNRSEEVTAYLGLAPVIRQSGGGKGKSFIRPVGQRRLRSLLVEAAWGWKQRDEWAQGFYNRILSRHGIPQKAITALARKLAALLWKLSLPSATA, translated from the coding sequence ATGGCAAAGCTCAAGGTATCATCAGTCCATCGGTTTGTAGAAGCTTTTCGTGGCGAAGAGATTTGGATCGGCGTTGACGTCCACAAACGCAGCTATAGCGTAGGACTTCTCAGGCCCGACGGCATGGTGAAAGATTGGACCTGTCCAGCCGACAACCAGGCCCTGGTCAGGACTATTCTGTCCCTACCCGTGCGGCTTGGTGCGGTTTGCTACGAAGCCGGCCCCACGGGATTCGGCTTGGCACGGGTACTTGAGCACGCCGGAATTCCGGTCATCGTCGCCGCCCCCAGCCGTATCCCCCGTCCGGTTGCGGCAACCAACAAGACGGATAGCCTCGACTGCCGCAAGCTGGCTGAGCTGGCTTCATCCGGCCTTATTCGGCCAATCGCGATTCCCACGGAAGCCGAGGAGGCTTTCCGGTCTCTTCAACGCAGACGGCATCAACTTACGGATTCTCTTCGCAAAGTGAAACAGCGAATTCGTGCGTTGTTCCTGAGTTTCAACATCCAGGAGCCGCCCGGCATCGACAAGTGGGGCAAAACCGCAGTTGCCGAAATCGCAAGAATTGAACTTCCTCATTGCGCAAACGAGACCAAGGCGAGTCTTCTCCGGGAGCTGCATTACCTCAAGGACGCACAACGGGAAGTGGATGGGCTGCTTCGAACGTACGCCAAGGAACAAGACGAGGCGCGACGCATCGCCGCGATGAGGTCCGTTCCCGGCGTCGGCGAAGTGGTCGCGACCGCATTTGCCGCAGAAATTTACTGTCCAGAACGGTTCAACCGCAGTGAAGAAGTTACTGCCTATCTTGGCCTGGCACCGGTGATACGGCAAAGCGGCGGCGGGAAAGGGAAATCGTTTATCCGCCCGGTCGGACAAAGACGATTACGAAGCCTGCTTGTCGAAGCGGCCTGGGGGTGGAAACAAAGAGACGAATGGGCGCAAGGCTTCTACAATCGAATTTTGAGTCGCCACGGTATTCCGCAAAAAGCGATTACCGCGCTGGCTCGAAAACTGGCCGCTCTGCTGTGGAAGCTCAGCTTGCCATCGGCAACGGCCTGA
- a CDS encoding transporter substrate-binding domain-containing protein, with product MIQRHAVARFALAAILLALLCGVADAGSKARLVCDIWPPYQMRTGSGYAGFSVDLVRAVYAGLGRPAPSISTLPWKRAMETVRFGESDGLFSVNRTPERADYLDYPDEPLLEAPWVIWTRIASTIRTLDDLKGKKVGVVLGYSYTPEFWQFIKKYCEVERVPSDEINFRKLSEGRLDALAAEYGNGLVLSASLVPRPRPRLDIEIKRDGLYIAFSRERVEHAFVQAFSEELKRFKLTREYRSLREKYLSPP from the coding sequence ATGATCCAGCGCCACGCAGTCGCCAGGTTCGCCCTCGCGGCCATCCTGCTGGCCCTGCTCTGCGGCGTCGCCGACGCCGGGTCCAAGGCCCGGCTGGTCTGCGATATCTGGCCGCCCTATCAGATGCGCACCGGTTCGGGCTACGCGGGCTTTTCCGTGGACCTGGTCCGCGCGGTATATGCAGGCCTGGGCCGCCCCGCCCCCTCCATCTCCACCCTGCCCTGGAAACGGGCCATGGAAACAGTCCGCTTCGGCGAATCGGACGGGCTGTTCTCGGTCAACCGGACCCCTGAACGCGCAGACTATCTCGACTACCCGGACGAACCGCTGTTGGAGGCCCCCTGGGTCATCTGGACACGGATCGCCTCCACCATCCGGACCCTGGACGACCTCAAGGGCAAGAAGGTCGGCGTGGTCCTCGGATACAGCTACACCCCGGAGTTCTGGCAGTTCATCAAGAAGTACTGCGAGGTGGAGCGGGTCCCCTCCGACGAGATCAACTTCCGCAAGCTCTCCGAAGGCCGGCTGGACGCGCTGGCGGCCGAGTACGGCAACGGGCTGGTCCTGTCCGCCTCCCTGGTGCCCCGGCCCCGGCCCCGCCTGGACATAGAGATCAAGCGCGACGGCCTGTACATCGCCTTCAGCAGGGAGCGGGTGGAACACGCCTTCGTACAGGCGTTTTCGGAAGAGCTGAAACGGTTCAAGCTGACCAGAGAGTACCGGTCGCTGCGCGAGAAATACCTGTCCCCGCCCTAG
- a CDS encoding indolepyruvate oxidoreductase subunit beta codes for MADTKKIRIFMTGVGGQGTLTATTLLAKTVLSQGLPVTSGEIHGMAQRGGVVESTVLIGCKSPKIGLGEADILLGFEPMETMRALPYLRQGGLVVSSTEYLPPLSVAMGKMDCPTIDDIKKAVSACTSKAYYMANQSIGLEAGAVQSGNVAMLGALCAAGELPFGPEALEATIKATLPAKIQAVNLKALELGVKALNS; via the coding sequence ATGGCCGATACCAAGAAGATCCGCATATTCATGACCGGCGTCGGCGGCCAGGGCACCCTGACCGCCACCACCCTGCTCGCCAAGACCGTGCTCAGCCAGGGGCTCCCCGTGACCTCCGGCGAGATCCACGGCATGGCCCAGCGCGGCGGCGTGGTCGAGTCCACGGTGCTCATCGGCTGCAAGTCTCCGAAGATCGGACTCGGCGAGGCCGACATCCTGCTCGGGTTCGAGCCCATGGAGACCATGCGCGCCCTGCCCTACCTGAGACAGGGCGGCCTGGTGGTCTCCTCCACCGAGTATCTGCCGCCCCTGTCCGTGGCCATGGGTAAGATGGATTGCCCGACCATCGACGACATCAAGAAGGCCGTCTCCGCCTGCACGTCCAAGGCCTACTACATGGCCAACCAGTCCATCGGCCTGGAGGCCGGTGCGGTGCAGTCCGGCAACGTGGCCATGCTCGGCGCGCTCTGCGCGGCGGGCGAGCTGCCCTTCGGACCGGAGGCCCTGGAGGCCACCATCAAGGCGACCCTCCCGGCCAAGATCCAGGCCGTCAACCTCAAAGCCCTGGAGCTCGGCGTAAAGGCCTTGAACTCCTAG